Proteins from a single region of Campylobacter sputorum:
- a CDS encoding efflux RND transporter periplasmic adaptor subunit, with protein MSKNIKFILLFVFAFFVIGCEKEQPKQDKQKQSIPPMEVSIYTAKSDNIPISFEFPARITSKQDVMVVAKVSGTLQEQYFKAGDKVKKGDKLFLIEPDKYEAAKLSAQASLEVANADFKRAELEYNRAKNLKNNNAISQKEFDAAISTYGITKAQIQSAKANLKNADIDLSYTEVRAPFDGILGDPLVDVGSYVNLSSANLVRLTKLNPIDVDFAISEIDSLNINQNLDSKQWQQVGNKANLKVGDNIYSGKVTFIDKVVDNKTGTISAKAEFDNNQSNLLPGSYGRIKMEGFYEKNGYKIPSIALQQDEIGPYVYIIKKDKVSKSYVKMVSQNSNEVIIRDGLNDGDKIIIDNFKKISVGASVVEAKENK; from the coding sequence ATGAGTAAGAACATTAAATTTATTTTGTTATTTGTTTTTGCTTTTTTTGTTATAGGGTGTGAAAAAGAGCAGCCAAAACAAGATAAACAAAAGCAATCTATACCACCTATGGAAGTTAGCATATATACAGCTAAAAGTGATAATATCCCAATATCATTTGAATTTCCTGCTAGGATTACTAGCAAGCAAGATGTTATGGTGGTTGCAAAAGTCTCAGGAACTTTGCAAGAACAATACTTTAAAGCTGGTGATAAAGTAAAAAAAGGTGATAAGCTTTTTTTAATAGAACCAGATAAATATGAAGCAGCAAAGCTTAGCGCCCAGGCTTCTTTAGAGGTTGCAAATGCTGATTTTAAAAGGGCTGAGCTTGAGTATAATCGTGCAAAAAATCTAAAAAACAACAATGCAATAAGTCAAAAAGAATTCGACGCTGCGATTTCTACATATGGTATAACAAAAGCACAAATTCAAAGTGCAAAAGCAAATTTGAAAAATGCAGATATTGATTTGAGCTATACAGAAGTTAGGGCACCTTTTGATGGTATACTTGGAGATCCATTGGTTGATGTTGGAAGTTATGTAAATTTAAGTAGCGCAAATTTGGTTCGTCTTACAAAGCTAAATCCAATAGATGTTGATTTTGCTATTTCAGAAATAGATAGCTTAAATATAAATCAAAATTTAGATTCAAAGCAATGGCAACAAGTTGGAAATAAGGCAAATTTAAAAGTTGGCGATAATATTTATAGTGGAAAAGTAACTTTTATTGACAAAGTTGTAGATAATAAAACCGGTACAATATCTGCAAAAGCGGAATTTGATAATAACCAAAGCAATCTTTTACCAGGATCTTATGGAAGAATAAAAATGGAAGGTTTTTATGAAAAAAACGGATATAAAATTCCATCAATCGCATTACAACAAGACGAAATAGGACCTTATGTTTATATAATCAAAAAAGATAAAGTTTCAAAATCTTATGTCAAAATGGTTTCACAAAATTCAAATGAAGTAATTATTAGAGATGGTTTGAATGATGGAGACAAAATTATAATCGATAATTTCAAAAAAATAAGTGTTGGTGCAAGTGTTGTCGAGGCTAAGGAGAATAAGTAA